One part of the Ochrobactrum quorumnocens genome encodes these proteins:
- a CDS encoding ABC transporter ATP-binding protein, with translation MAFLNLKHLKKSFGANTVVHDFNLAVEKGEFVSFLGPSGCGKTTVLRMIAGFETTDSGAIEIDGKDVVDLKPNQRNIGMVFQAYALFPNMTVAQNVAFGLRVSGKSKAEIDTTVQEMLSLIRLEHLADRYPYQMSGGQQQRVALARALATKPQVLLLDEPLSALDAKIRISLRQEIRAIQQKLGITTVFVTHDQEEALSISDRIVVMHEGRADQIGTPFDIYNRPASRFVASFVGTLNMLEASVNEPGQNSIDLDGRTIKVAEELGHHAKGKAITLALRPEAVSLEARKSHDTSLDATIEDVHFLGSVIRTRVALGKNQLSFDTFNDPTQPPPQRGDKVTVHFASHDLLVLAD, from the coding sequence ATGGCTTTTCTTAATCTCAAGCACCTGAAAAAGAGCTTCGGCGCCAATACCGTCGTCCACGATTTCAATCTTGCCGTCGAAAAAGGTGAATTCGTTTCCTTTCTCGGGCCTTCGGGCTGTGGCAAGACAACCGTTCTGCGTATGATCGCAGGCTTTGAAACAACGGATAGCGGTGCTATTGAAATCGACGGCAAGGATGTTGTCGACCTCAAGCCCAATCAGCGCAATATCGGCATGGTTTTTCAGGCCTATGCCCTATTCCCGAATATGACGGTTGCACAGAACGTTGCCTTCGGTCTTCGTGTATCTGGCAAATCAAAAGCCGAAATCGATACCACAGTTCAGGAAATGCTGAGCCTCATCCGGCTTGAGCATCTTGCAGACCGTTATCCCTATCAGATGTCTGGTGGTCAGCAACAGCGTGTGGCACTGGCGCGTGCGCTCGCAACCAAGCCGCAAGTGCTTCTGCTCGATGAGCCGCTTTCAGCGCTCGACGCGAAAATCCGTATTTCACTGCGTCAGGAAATCCGTGCGATCCAGCAGAAGCTGGGCATCACGACTGTCTTCGTGACACATGATCAGGAAGAAGCACTGTCGATCTCCGACCGTATCGTCGTCATGCATGAAGGTCGGGCAGATCAGATCGGCACTCCGTTTGATATCTATAACCGTCCTGCCTCGCGCTTTGTTGCGTCCTTCGTCGGCACACTCAACATGCTCGAAGCATCTGTCAACGAACCGGGACAAAACAGCATCGATCTTGATGGCCGCACGATCAAGGTGGCCGAAGAACTCGGTCATCATGCAAAGGGCAAGGCAATCACACTGGCTCTCCGTCCGGAAGCTGTCAGTCTGGAAGCGCGCAAGAGCCACGACACGTCGCTCGATGCAACCATCGAAGATGTGCATTTTCTTGGCTCGGTTATTCGTACGCGCGTAGCACTTGGCAAGAACCAGCTATCATTCGACACATTCAACGATCCAACACAGCCACCGCCGCAGCGCGGCGACAAAGTTACCGTGCATTTTGCATCGCACGATCTGCTCGTGCTGGCTGATTAA
- a CDS encoding ABC transporter permease: MKKAFNAQKIGAWIAFLIGAIYFLVPLIGTFEFSLRMRRGEYSFDAYRVVFSDPNFQATFGYSILLGVLTIIFGVLLVVPTAYWVRLRLPHLRPVIEFITLMPLVIPAIVIVFGYLRIYNSSSWLPFTSSTRATDLLLMFGYMTLSLPYMYRAVDTAMRTIDVRTLTEAAQSLGAGWARIMFKVIFPNVMSGVMSGAFITFAIVIGEFTLASLLNRPAFGPYLQLVGANRAYEPSALAIISFGITWVSIIMLQLVSRLNKFKTTAG; encoded by the coding sequence ATGAAAAAGGCATTTAACGCTCAGAAGATCGGGGCATGGATCGCTTTCCTCATCGGCGCGATCTACTTCCTGGTCCCACTGATTGGCACCTTCGAGTTTTCTCTGCGCATGCGTCGCGGCGAGTATTCATTTGATGCCTACCGGGTTGTTTTCAGCGATCCGAATTTCCAGGCAACCTTCGGGTATTCGATCCTGCTCGGTGTTCTGACGATCATATTCGGTGTGCTGCTGGTGGTGCCGACAGCCTATTGGGTACGTTTGCGTCTGCCGCACTTACGGCCAGTGATTGAATTCATCACCCTGATGCCGCTTGTCATTCCGGCCATCGTCATCGTGTTCGGTTACTTGCGCATCTATAATTCATCGTCATGGTTGCCGTTCACCTCGTCGACGCGTGCAACTGATCTGTTGCTTATGTTCGGCTATATGACCTTGTCGCTACCTTACATGTATCGCGCTGTTGATACTGCCATGCGCACGATTGATGTCCGCACACTCACCGAAGCAGCACAGAGCCTTGGCGCTGGCTGGGCGCGGATCATGTTCAAGGTGATTTTCCCGAATGTGATGTCGGGGGTTATGAGCGGTGCGTTCATTACCTTTGCCATTGTCATTGGCGAATTCACGCTTGCATCGCTGCTCAATCGTCCAGCTTTCGGCCCATATCTACAGCTTGTGGGCGCCAATCGCGCTTATGAGCCGTCCGCGCTGGCGATCATTTCGTTTGGCATTACGTGGGTCAGCATCATCATGCTGCAGCTCGTATCGCGCCTCAACAAATTCAAGACAACCGCCGGGTAA
- a CDS encoding ABC transporter permease: protein MSSSAETTAPISGVRKRQLPLSWIGVAPFFLFAILFLLWPTMYLIIGAFQDPNGHFTLQNVRDLFQPQILSAYWISIKVSLASALGGALIGFFLAWAVVLGNLPRWLRPTVLTFSGVASNFAGVPLAFAFLATLGRTGFVTILLREWFGFNLYSTGFNLLSFFGLTITYLFFQIPLMVLILTPALDGLKKEWREASSILGATNLQYWRMVAFPILWPSLLGTTLLLFANAFGAIATAYALTGSSLNIVPILLYAQIRGDVLHNQNLGYALALGMIVITGLSNLLYIWLRMRAERWQR from the coding sequence ATGAGTTCATCAGCCGAAACAACCGCTCCAATCAGCGGGGTGCGTAAGCGTCAATTGCCACTATCGTGGATTGGCGTCGCGCCTTTCTTTCTGTTTGCCATTCTCTTCCTGTTATGGCCGACGATGTATCTGATCATCGGCGCCTTTCAGGACCCAAATGGCCATTTCACACTGCAGAATGTCCGTGATCTCTTCCAGCCTCAGATTCTGAGTGCTTATTGGATTTCGATCAAAGTAAGCCTCGCCTCCGCCCTTGGCGGTGCGCTGATTGGCTTCTTTCTGGCTTGGGCCGTAGTGCTGGGCAATCTGCCGCGCTGGCTACGTCCCACCGTACTGACCTTCTCAGGCGTTGCATCCAATTTCGCTGGCGTTCCGCTGGCCTTTGCCTTTCTGGCAACGCTCGGACGCACCGGCTTTGTGACTATCCTGCTGCGCGAATGGTTTGGCTTCAATCTTTATTCGACAGGCTTTAATCTCCTAAGCTTCTTCGGCCTGACAATCACCTATCTGTTCTTCCAGATCCCGTTGATGGTGCTGATTCTGACACCAGCACTCGATGGTCTTAAAAAGGAATGGCGCGAGGCATCTTCGATCCTGGGTGCCACCAATCTACAATATTGGCGCATGGTTGCATTCCCGATTCTCTGGCCGAGCCTGCTCGGCACAACTCTGCTTTTGTTCGCCAATGCCTTCGGTGCGATTGCGACCGCCTATGCACTGACCGGTTCTTCGCTCAACATCGTGCCGATCCTGCTCTATGCACAGATCCGAGGCGATGTTCTGCATAATCAGAATCTTGGTTACGCGCTAGCGCTCGGCATGATCGTTATAACCGGACTTTCCAACCTCCTTTACATCTGGCTGCGTATGCGCGCCGAAAGGTGGCAGCGATGA